From Falco biarmicus isolate bFalBia1 chromosome 18, bFalBia1.pri, whole genome shotgun sequence, one genomic window encodes:
- the LOC130141084 gene encoding interleukin-1 receptor antagonist protein-like, with the protein MAFVPDLDTLESSSLNEETFYGPNGLCPQKKSRLDLEATSPGVDIQVMVTKAQPAKTFRQAAVLVVAVTKLLKQPMHKDFADSDLGAFLDDIFEPVSFQQIKSSYAGAPVYRYTRSQSFDIFDIDQKCFVLESPTQLVALHLQGPSAGRKVKLNIALYRPQLSQGGPGTWQMPVALGIKGYQLYLSCVMSGAEPMLQLEEADIKRDIESVELTRFIFYRVDSLPEKTTRFESAAFPGWFICTSLQPHQPVGITNQPDQVNIATYKLIRH; encoded by the exons ATGGCGTTCGTGCCCGATTTGGACAcgctggagagcagcag CCTGAACGAGGAGACATTTTATGGCCCCAACGGCCTCTGCCCACAGAAG aaATCCCGCCTGGACTTGGAGGCAACATCACCCGGAGTGGACATCCAGGTGATGGTGACCAAGGCACAACCTGCTAAGACCTTTCGCCAGGCTGCCGTCCTTGTGGTGGCCGTGACCAAGCTCCTGAAGCAGCCAATGCACAAGGACTTTGCCGACAGTGACCTTGGGGCCTTCCTGGATGATATTTTTG AGCCCGTCTCCTTCCAGCAGATCAAGAGCAGCTATGCTGGGGCACCTGTCTACCGCTACACCCGCTCCCAGTCCTTCGACATTTTTGACATCGACCAGAAGTGCTTCGTGCTGGAGTCACCCACCCAGCTGGtggccctgcacctgcaggGACCCTCCGCCGGGCGGAAAG TGAAGCTCAACATCGCTCTGTACCGTCCCCAGTTATCACAGGGTGGCCCAGGGACCTGGCAGATGCCGGTGGCATTGGGCATCAAGGGCTACCAACTCTACCTCTCATGCGTGATGAGTGGTGCTGAGcccatgctgcagctggag GAAGCCGACATCAAAAGGGACATCGAGAGCGTGGAGCTGACCCGCTTCATCTTCTACCGTGTGGACAGCCTGCCAGAGAAGACAACGCGCTTCGAGTCAGCCGCCTTCCCTGGCTGgttcatctgcacatccctgcagccccaccagccgGTTGGCATCACCAACCAGCCCGACCAGGTCAACATTGCCACCTACAAGCTGATCAGGCACTGA